The Dehalobacter sp. genome window below encodes:
- a CDS encoding phage portal protein yields MALKDFFKVIFSKNNKQQLQYAKFLNGLSPIFSQFGQNIYASDVVQMCIDVIATECSKLMPKHIRTDNNGMQVNVKSSLNRLFKFAPNTLMTTRDFIEKVIWLLYMNYNAFIYPMYEQVADGRGNNITNFIAFYPLNPTQVDFLQDETGKLFVKFYFMNGDNFTLAYSDVIHLRKKFSVNDIMGGGLNGQPDNAALLKVLEINDTVLQGLGKAIKTSLSVRGVLKINTMLDDEKQQAERARFENAIKSSDTGILPMDLKGEYIDLKVDPKLLDKDTLEFLQGKVLNWYGVSIPILTGDFTDEQYQAFYEKTLEPVIISLGQAFSKAVFTQRELDVGNEIVFYPQMLLFTNTKNKIAVADILGNRGALTNNELLALFGYPPYQGGDVRNMSLNYIDVSISNEYQLKRAGMKETEVNKDEEK; encoded by the coding sequence GTGGCCCTAAAGGATTTTTTTAAGGTGATTTTTTCTAAGAACAATAAGCAGCAGCTGCAGTATGCTAAATTCTTAAATGGGCTCAGTCCAATCTTTAGCCAGTTTGGCCAGAACATATATGCTTCTGATGTGGTACAGATGTGTATTGACGTAATAGCTACAGAGTGCAGCAAGCTTATGCCAAAACATATCCGAACTGATAACAATGGAATGCAAGTAAACGTTAAAAGCAGCCTTAACAGGCTGTTTAAATTTGCCCCGAACACCCTTATGACAACCCGGGACTTTATTGAAAAAGTCATTTGGTTACTGTATATGAATTACAACGCTTTTATCTACCCGATGTATGAACAGGTGGCAGATGGCCGAGGAAATAACATCACTAACTTTATAGCCTTTTACCCATTGAATCCTACTCAGGTTGATTTTTTGCAGGATGAAACCGGTAAGCTGTTTGTAAAGTTTTATTTTATGAATGGTGATAACTTCACGCTGGCCTACTCAGATGTTATACACCTTCGCAAGAAGTTTTCGGTTAATGACATCATGGGTGGCGGTCTAAACGGTCAACCGGATAATGCTGCGCTGCTTAAGGTTCTTGAGATTAACGACACGGTATTACAGGGTCTAGGTAAGGCCATAAAAACAAGCTTATCAGTACGCGGTGTACTAAAAATAAATACCATGCTGGATGATGAAAAACAGCAAGCAGAGCGGGCAAGGTTTGAAAACGCAATTAAATCCAGCGATACAGGTATACTTCCGATGGACTTAAAAGGAGAGTACATCGATTTAAAGGTTGACCCTAAACTGCTTGATAAAGATACCTTGGAGTTTTTACAGGGTAAGGTCTTAAACTGGTACGGTGTATCGATCCCTATCTTAACCGGTGATTTCACTGACGAACAGTACCAGGCTTTCTATGAAAAAACCTTGGAGCCCGTAATCATAAGCCTAGGCCAAGCGTTCTCAAAGGCGGTATTTACTCAAAGGGAGCTTGATGTAGGAAACGAGATAGTGTTTTACCCTCAAATGCTTTTATTTACTAACACAAAAAATAAAATTGCCGTCGCTGACATTTTAGGGAACCGCGGGGCATTGACCAATAATGAATTACTAGCCTTATTTGGGTATCCCCCTTATCAGGGTGGGGATGTTCGTAATATGAGCCTTAACTATATCGATGTCTCTATTTCAAACGAGTATCAGCTAAAACGGGCTGGAATGAAAGAAACGGAGGTAAACAAAGATGAAGAAAAATAA
- a CDS encoding HK97 family phage prohead protease codes for MKKNKKKLPVKSEPVIRSFGIEDLRAVDEGTYIEGHPAVYDQKANIGNWFYEIIERGAFDDCDFDDVLFSANHGWIDKIPLARSRRNNGNSTMTLVIDEKGLYIKANLDIEANAEAKSLYSAVKRGDIDGMSFIFYVQEEKWEDLDKDVPTRRIQKIKKVREVSAVNYPAYTGTDINARDQAMLDNAARVLENARSELENSKNELERVKLRTQILMKG; via the coding sequence ATGAAGAAAAATAAAAAAAAGCTACCGGTTAAAAGTGAACCGGTAATACGCAGTTTTGGAATAGAAGATTTAAGAGCAGTAGATGAAGGGACATACATCGAAGGCCACCCCGCGGTATATGACCAGAAAGCTAATATCGGAAACTGGTTTTATGAAATCATTGAGCGCGGCGCCTTTGATGATTGTGACTTTGATGATGTACTATTTAGCGCTAATCATGGATGGATAGATAAGATACCCCTAGCCAGGAGCCGTAGAAATAACGGCAACTCAACAATGACGCTGGTTATTGACGAAAAGGGACTTTACATAAAAGCCAACCTTGATATCGAAGCAAATGCAGAGGCAAAAAGTCTTTACAGCGCCGTAAAGCGTGGAGACATCGATGGGATGTCTTTTATTTTTTATGTACAGGAAGAAAAGTGGGAAGATCTTGACAAGGACGTGCCTACAAGGCGTATTCAAAAAATCAAGAAAGTCCGTGAGGTAAGCGCTGTAAACTACCCGGCGTATACCGGCACTGACATAAACGCTCGGGACCAGGCCATGTTGGATAACGCGGCCAGGGTGTTGGAGAACGCCCGGTCAGAGTTGGAGAACTCTAAAAACGAGCTGGAGCGCGTCAAACTAAGAACCCAAATTCTGATGAAAGGTTAG